CTCGATCCTCAGCGCTACCAGTGCTAGGTTGGGGTCTTGATCCGTAACGGACATGAACTTTGGTAGTTTAACGCTCTCCGTAATAGGGTTTGCATCGGTCACTTTCTTTCCTGCTTCTGCAAGATCCCTGAGTTTGATTTCCCATCCACCAGGAAATTTCATGCTTTCAACGATCGAGGTGAGCCAAGGCACTAGGGCGAGAATAAACAGCCCAATTGATATTACATCGATCTTCAGGTCCGGCCAAATGAGGCGTGCGGCTATTAGCAATACCGCGACGACGGAGATGCCGCTCTTTAACCACACGTTCTGCATTGGTGTCCTTAGGTCTTCGGTATGGGTCTCAGAGCACTTAGGTGTTGTCTGGAGCCCATCTCTATGCCTTGACCGCGGTCACCCTAACTTGCACGTACCCAAATAGCAAGTTTCCGTCCGGCTTTGTGGCTTCCGCTGGACCACAGGAGCTATTGAAGCTCAGGCACCAAGGCCGAATAACAAGCGAATCTGGTTCCGGGAAAGGACCGCGACATGGCTGAGTTTGTTTACGATTGCCCCCATTGTGGTACGCGGAAAGCTGGCTTTACAAGGATCGGTTCGGATCACGGGCACGCTCAAGGCCCCAAAACCACATGGAACTTCATGTTCGTTTGCCGCGTGTGCTGGAAGGGTATCCTTGTCAGATTCTCCAAAGTCGCCGAACTCCCTGCTGGTGTTCCCCGCGGCGTCACCTTTGATTTCGGGGGTCCTATGGATGTCCGCGGTGATCCGCGCGCCGAAGGATACAGCCTCGAAGAGGTCTACCCGAGCCCCATTGCCCCTTCGGCCCCAGATCATGTCCCTGAACACTTGGCAGACAACTATGTCGAGGCCCTCAACGTCCTCCAGGGTGGCCACTGGACCGGCGCAGGGGTCATGTTCCGAAGGGTCTTGGAGATCGCTACCAAAGACCTTGCCCCTGGCACCGAGCGCGATAACCTCCGAAAACGAATCTCCGACTTGGTTGCCAACGGAACCATGGACCCCGGTATGGGCGAGTTGGCGGATTGCATCCGTGATGAAGGCAACTTTGCCGCCCACGACGTCGATGATTTCGACCAGGAATCCGCAGAACAACTCCATGAGTTCACTTCTCTCTTCCTGACCTACACCTATACTCTTCCGCAGAGAATTAAGGACGCAAATGCCAAGAGAAAAAAGCCTTAATCAGTGATGGACAGGCTGGACAATCGTTCGCTCACGCGAACGGACTATACTCCCCGCCTCTGTTACCGACCGCAAGCGAGAGTTGCGACACGTTGTTGTTCTATGGACTGACCGTGACCTAACAGGCCGTGGAAAAACCCACGGATTTGAGGATTGGTAAGTGGCGCGGAGAGCGACGGGGTGAGAACAGAACACTCGACGGGTTGGGATAAACCTCTTTGTCAGGCCTTTTCATGGCCGAGACCGTGGCGCAGACGTAAGCCGCCACCCGAAGCATGCTCACGTGCCGGCTCCCAGGGTTCGCAGCCGCACCAGGTTGTAGGCAGCGAAGGTCAGGGTGAACTGGAAGTCCACTTTGGGTAACCCCCGATGCTTGAGTTTGCGCAACCCGCCGACGGTCTTGGCCCAGCCGAAGGCCTCCTCGATCCGCTTGCGCACCCGCTGGCTGTGGGCGTAGCCCGGGTGACGGGTGGTGCGGCGGTCAATGGCCGAACGCCGGTTGCAGTCGTTCTGCGCCACATGAGGACTCACGTTCACCCAGCGCAACCCCTCGACAAAGTCTTTGGTATCGTATCCCTTGTCCGCACCCACGGTGAGCCGACCCTTGCCGGGTCGCGCCTCCAGCATGGCCAGCGCCGACTCCCGTTCAGCCCGGCCGCCGGCTTGGGTAGTGCGCGTGTCGACGATCAGTCCATGGCGGTTGTCCATCAGAGCATGCCCCAGGTAGCACAACTTCGCTTCCTGCCCCTTGCTCTTGCGGTACTGCAGGGCCTGCGGGTCAGTGCTCGACTCATGGGTTGCATTGCTGCGCTTCTCTCCCCGAAAGTCTGCCTCGGCATTGCGCCCACCACCGCCCGGTCCGTTTCCTCCCTTGGGACGAAACGACTTCATCGACGCCCACGCCTCCAGCAACGTCCCATCCACGCTGAAGTGTTCATCCGACAGAAGCCGCGCCTCACGCGCCTGCACCAGGATCTTCGCAAAGAACTCCCGAGCGATGTCCGAGCCGATCAACCGCTCCCGGTTCTTCGTGAATGTCGAGTGGTCCCATACCGGGTCGTCCATCGACAGACCCACGAACCACCGGAACAGAAGGTTGTAGTCCAGTTGCTCCACCAAAAGCCGCTCGCTGCGGATCGAGTAAAGAACCTGCACCAAAAGCGCCCGCAGCAACTGTTCCGGCGCGATCGAAGGCCGCCCCGTGTGCGAGTACATCGCCTCCAACTCCCTCGACAGCTCTTCCAGCGCCCGGTTCACCATCTCCCGGATCGGCCGCAACGGATGGTCCTTGGGTACCCGAGCTTCCGGCGATACATAGCTGAACATGCCTTCTTGACGCGGATCTGTGCCTCTCATCCACTCCTCCGTCTCGGTACCTACGTATGAATCATCTTTCCGCGTCAGATAGTCTTTTTCAACAACCTGCTAAAGGATCGACTTCGGCGACGGGACGGCGATTCTTCCTTGCGGGAGGTTCGGCGGTTCGTGGAGGAGGAGTTGCTGGAAGAACTCGTTCCAGGAGGTGCCCGCTTCCACGGCTGGCGGCCAGTTGGGGCGATCATCCGGCCGTTGCGTTGGCAGCCGGTGTTTCGCCGGCGCGGTAGTGTAAACGAACCCATTACGGAGCCACGGGACGGTTTTCTCGGAGGCGCAGCCCGTGAAGATGCTCACGGTTTGTGACTGAAGGACTTTCTCACCCATCGCTCCTTTCTGACTTGGCTTGCGGCACTTGTGGGTTTCCGCCCAGTCCAACTCCACGCTAGTTTCCATGGAGGCGGAAGTTCCGCAAGCCAGCGCACGCCTGCGTGTCCATGTCATAAGTCGTTGTAAATTCTATATATTTTGGCTTGAAACGATCACGAAACCGGCTTATCTTTTCCCTTCAGTGACCGTTCTGGGTGCGAGCCAAGGGGGTGCC
This Deltaproteobacteria bacterium DNA region includes the following protein-coding sequences:
- a CDS encoding DUF4145 domain-containing protein; this encodes MQNVWLKSGISVVAVLLIAARLIWPDLKIDVISIGLFILALVPWLTSIVESMKFPGGWEIKLRDLAEAGKKVTDANPITESVKLPKFMSVTDQDPNLALVALRIEVEHRLRALAEKYSIPSQRSLSRLFHELRKREVFDHAAFSGLHEIIMAGNQAAHGATVEPTLADWAFSNGSAILSSLDAKLEDD
- a CDS encoding DUF4145 domain-containing protein, whose amino-acid sequence is MAEFVYDCPHCGTRKAGFTRIGSDHGHAQGPKTTWNFMFVCRVCWKGILVRFSKVAELPAGVPRGVTFDFGGPMDVRGDPRAEGYSLEEVYPSPIAPSAPDHVPEHLADNYVEALNVLQGGHWTGAGVMFRRVLEIATKDLAPGTERDNLRKRISDLVANGTMDPGMGELADCIRDEGNFAAHDVDDFDQESAEQLHEFTSLFLTYTYTLPQRIKDANAKRKKP
- a CDS encoding IS5 family transposase — translated: MRGTDPRQEGMFSYVSPEARVPKDHPLRPIREMVNRALEELSRELEAMYSHTGRPSIAPEQLLRALLVQVLYSIRSERLLVEQLDYNLLFRWFVGLSMDDPVWDHSTFTKNRERLIGSDIAREFFAKILVQAREARLLSDEHFSVDGTLLEAWASMKSFRPKGGNGPGGGGRNAEADFRGEKRSNATHESSTDPQALQYRKSKGQEAKLCYLGHALMDNRHGLIVDTRTTQAGGRAERESALAMLEARPGKGRLTVGADKGYDTKDFVEGLRWVNVSPHVAQNDCNRRSAIDRRTTRHPGYAHSQRVRKRIEEAFGWAKTVGGLRKLKHRGLPKVDFQFTLTFAAYNLVRLRTLGAGT